One genomic segment of Alkalimarinus alittae includes these proteins:
- a CDS encoding WS/DGAT domain-containing protein: MSTEASEPISGVDIAWLRMDTPTNLMIINSMLIIDKLDFDEFKTTVRNRFLAFSRFKKHPVCHAGQYFWELDPYFDIDNHVHKVALTGRADKAALQAYLADQLTVAFDPSKPLWQIHFVENYIDGVAAILRVHHCYADGISLVSVFNSITDSSPNIKPFTGGDVSVTSADTLGRESTNASDTAPLSDKEVFKQTASSQKETETGQEGQERSQESAGPDDIYPWPLYQQFIDNAVNWVEKYTRVGLKASEEGVHLLRDPDVVKAYANDCLKMVSEVGKLALLPPDPETSLKGPLGARKKCAWSEPVSLDYIKDVANGLGCKINDLLMSCVAGALREKMQESGDDVEGHTVHVTVPVNIRPATSASEHNTLGNYFGTVFVPLPVGIANPIERVYKLKHDMIALKKSFQPGVSFGLLFAAGLMPKQVQKPLMDIFAKKTSAVMSNVPGAKESRYFAGAKIKEQMFWVPQTGGVGLGLSIISYAGQVQFGLIGDAKLFPNPDRIVQRCVDHIESHRFDFSIRSENADSKQYQKQT, from the coding sequence ATGAGCACTGAAGCTAGCGAACCGATAAGCGGCGTTGATATTGCTTGGTTGAGAATGGACACGCCGACTAATTTAATGATTATTAATTCGATGTTGATAATCGATAAACTTGATTTCGACGAGTTTAAAACGACAGTACGAAATCGATTTCTCGCATTTAGCCGATTTAAAAAGCACCCAGTATGTCACGCAGGGCAGTATTTCTGGGAGTTAGACCCGTATTTTGACATAGACAATCATGTGCATAAAGTGGCTTTAACCGGTCGTGCGGATAAAGCCGCACTACAAGCTTATTTGGCAGATCAGTTAACCGTTGCGTTTGATCCTTCAAAGCCTTTATGGCAGATCCACTTTGTTGAAAACTATATTGATGGTGTTGCTGCCATTTTGCGAGTGCATCATTGCTACGCTGACGGTATCTCATTAGTCTCTGTGTTTAACTCAATTACTGATAGCAGCCCTAATATTAAGCCTTTTACTGGCGGAGATGTGAGTGTCACTAGTGCGGATACGTTAGGCCGCGAAAGTACTAATGCATCTGATACAGCTCCTTTATCTGATAAAGAGGTGTTTAAGCAAACAGCCTCTAGCCAAAAAGAAACCGAGACTGGACAAGAAGGGCAAGAACGTTCTCAAGAATCAGCGGGCCCCGACGATATTTATCCGTGGCCGCTTTACCAGCAATTTATTGATAACGCCGTTAATTGGGTTGAGAAATATACCCGAGTGGGGCTAAAAGCGTCTGAAGAGGGTGTTCATCTTCTTAGAGATCCTGATGTTGTAAAGGCATATGCTAATGATTGCTTAAAGATGGTATCAGAGGTCGGCAAGCTAGCCCTGTTACCGCCTGACCCTGAAACATCGCTTAAAGGTCCGTTGGGTGCCAGAAAAAAATGTGCTTGGTCTGAGCCTGTTTCGCTGGATTATATTAAGGATGTGGCGAATGGCTTAGGTTGTAAAATTAATGACCTGTTGATGTCTTGTGTTGCTGGCGCGCTTCGAGAAAAAATGCAGGAGTCCGGTGATGATGTTGAAGGGCATACCGTACATGTTACCGTCCCTGTAAACATTCGCCCAGCAACAAGTGCTTCTGAACATAATACACTAGGCAACTATTTTGGTACTGTTTTTGTGCCACTTCCTGTGGGGATAGCAAACCCTATCGAGAGAGTCTACAAGCTTAAGCACGACATGATCGCGTTAAAAAAGTCGTTTCAGCCTGGGGTTTCATTTGGGCTATTGTTTGCCGCAGGCTTGATGCCGAAGCAAGTTCAAAAGCCCCTGATGGATATTTTCGCTAAAAAAACCAGTGCGGTAATGTCTAACGTTCCGGGTGCTAAAGAGTCTCGTTATTTTGCAGGAGCAAAAATAAAAGAGCAGATGTTTTGGGTTCCTCAGACCGGGGGTGTTGGTTTAGGGCTGAGTATTATCAGTTATGCAGGACAGGTTCAGTTTGGCTTGATTGGGGATGCAAAATTATTCCCAAACCCCGATCGAATTGTTCAGCGCTGCGTTGATCATATAGAAAGTCACCGTTTTGACTTTTCAATAAGGAGTGAAAATGCAGATTCTAAACAATATCAAAAGCAAACGTAA
- a CDS encoding substrate-binding periplasmic protein: protein MQILNNIKSKRNRLGVTKRGAGLWCSWLLASACLLLTPAASAEPLKLATASWPPYIGKDLPKKGMAVDIVTQAFSQAGVETSVVILASWDDVREGVESGVYDVILGYWYSDERARFHSYSDAFMTNRLNFVKRKGSGITYQSLADLEGLMIATVHNYAYGDEFETYPGIYQVKSNHVIQILLTLLEGRADLALGDVNVITHELHSYMPSKLKEIEILPNPLSEKGLHITVSLYNKNGSNILKTFNRQIADMRSKGEIASIIDAHTPGY, encoded by the coding sequence ATGCAGATTCTAAACAATATCAAAAGCAAACGTAATAGATTAGGTGTGACCAAGAGAGGGGCAGGTTTATGGTGCTCATGGCTTCTAGCCAGTGCGTGCCTGTTGTTAACGCCCGCCGCGTCAGCAGAGCCACTTAAGCTCGCTACTGCCAGTTGGCCGCCTTACATAGGTAAAGACCTCCCTAAAAAAGGGATGGCGGTTGATATCGTTACCCAGGCGTTTAGCCAAGCGGGTGTAGAAACTAGCGTGGTGATACTGGCTTCTTGGGATGATGTCAGAGAAGGCGTAGAGTCGGGTGTGTATGACGTGATTTTGGGATATTGGTACTCTGATGAACGCGCTCGATTTCATAGCTATAGTGATGCGTTTATGACTAATCGACTTAACTTTGTGAAGCGGAAAGGGAGCGGCATAACGTACCAATCCCTTGCAGACTTAGAAGGTTTAATGATCGCGACAGTACATAACTACGCCTATGGGGATGAGTTTGAGACTTACCCTGGCATATACCAAGTTAAAAGTAATCATGTGATACAGATATTGCTAACCTTGTTAGAGGGACGGGCCGATCTTGCGTTAGGTGATGTGAACGTTATCACGCATGAGCTGCACAGTTATATGCCCAGCAAATTGAAAGAGATAGAAATATTGCCTAACCCACTGTCCGAAAAAGGGCTTCATATAACCGTGAGCCTATATAATAAAAATGGTAGCAACATATTAAAGACTTTTAATCGACAAATCGCAGATATGCGTTCAAAAGGTGAAATAGCATCAATTATTGATGCACATACACCGGGTTATTAA
- a CDS encoding YebG family protein: protein MAVTTLYMSDRDPEKRTFTDKKEADALDKKLEFAENLRVFLEARIVGLDEEKAEQIGLLIADYKDEMITALKGKPEILANIDEDKGNVESISSKKNTA, encoded by the coding sequence ATGGCGGTAACCACGTTATATATGTCTGATCGAGATCCTGAAAAGCGCACCTTCACCGACAAAAAAGAAGCTGACGCCTTAGATAAAAAACTCGAGTTCGCTGAAAATCTACGGGTATTCTTAGAGGCTCGCATCGTAGGACTTGATGAAGAAAAGGCCGAACAGATTGGCCTTCTAATCGCAGACTACAAAGATGAAATGATAACAGCCCTCAAAGGTAAACCAGAGATATTGGCAAACATTGATGAAGACAAAGGAAATGTTGAGTCAATTAGCTCGAAAAAGAATACAGCCTAA
- a CDS encoding flagellin N-terminal helical domain-containing protein → MAISMNSPTGVTSNPVSNSNVNTPYNRISTGQRINSAADDAAGLAISNKMATQLGGLNTAIRNAGDGISLVQVETGALTSVNANLQRMRELSVQAGNGALNASDRKALQKEADQLLDDTKNILETSSFNGKQLLNSDTTQPFQVGPNVSDVVSIEGKNIQGLLEQADLFDLDLTTPDAASHAIGVLDVSLTTISERSAELGAVANRFESTINNLQDARINTAEARSRIADADIAKEASDLAANQIKNQVQIAIQAQANSSRGLVLQLLT, encoded by the coding sequence ATGGCTATTTCAATGAATAGTCCTACGGGCGTAACCAGTAACCCTGTATCTAATAGCAATGTTAACACCCCGTATAACCGTATTAGCACTGGCCAACGAATTAACAGTGCTGCCGATGACGCTGCGGGGCTAGCTATTTCTAATAAAATGGCAACGCAATTAGGTGGGTTAAATACGGCTATACGAAATGCTGGAGATGGTATTTCTTTAGTGCAAGTGGAGACTGGCGCGCTCACTAGCGTTAACGCAAATCTTCAGCGAATGAGAGAGCTCTCGGTACAAGCAGGAAACGGTGCGTTAAACGCCAGTGATCGAAAGGCACTACAGAAAGAAGCCGACCAACTATTGGACGATACAAAAAACATACTTGAAACCAGTAGCTTTAATGGTAAGCAGTTATTGAATAGCGATACTACGCAGCCGTTTCAGGTAGGGCCTAATGTATCTGATGTAGTTTCAATAGAGGGTAAAAATATACAAGGGCTATTAGAGCAGGCTGACTTATTTGATCTTGATTTGACTACACCTGATGCTGCTTCACATGCTATCGGCGTACTGGACGTCTCATTAACGACAATCAGTGAAAGAAGCGCCGAGCTAGGTGCTGTCGCTAACAGGTTTGAGTCAACGATCAATAATCTGCAAGACGCACGTATTAACACGGCAGAAGCGAGAAGTCGGATTGCTGATGCAGATATTGCCAAAGAAGCCTCTGATTTGGCGGCGAACCAGATTAAAAATCAGGTTCAAATAGCCATACAGGCACAAGCGAATAGCAGTCGAGGGCTAGTACTTCAGCTCTTAACCTAA
- a CDS encoding saccharopine dehydrogenase family protein, giving the protein MSNQQFDLIIFGATSFVGQILCRYLNDQYGVDSDIKWAAAGRSLSKLKTLKSSLGNTADNLTLLTADAADETALTRLCEKTKVIISTVGPYALFGEPLVKVCAETGTDYCDLTGEVQWVKRMISQYEKKAQKTGARIVHCCGFDSIPSDMGVFHLQQQSLNQLGAPCTSIRMRVKAMRGAASGGTIASMINITKEAAKSKALRKELANPYSICPDGHQFTARQHNVSTPELDSESGQWAGPFIMAGINTRVVHRSNALSGNAYGSSFKYDESMLMGKGTKGRLTASGFGVGLGLFLVGAAIKPTRWLLENYILPKPGEGPSPSDQEKGFYDIRFIGKTDNGETIRTKVTGDRDPGYGSTSKMLAQAGISLVQDISKDEKAGGFWTTATVFDQRFIDRLEQNAGLTFSVI; this is encoded by the coding sequence ATGAGCAACCAACAATTCGATCTAATCATATTTGGCGCAACCAGCTTTGTAGGTCAAATATTATGTCGCTATTTAAACGATCAATACGGTGTAGATAGCGATATAAAATGGGCTGCTGCAGGACGCTCACTAAGCAAACTCAAAACCCTTAAAAGTAGTTTAGGTAATACAGCAGATAACTTAACGCTTTTAACCGCAGATGCAGCCGATGAAACGGCTTTAACCCGCTTATGCGAAAAAACCAAGGTCATAATCTCTACCGTTGGTCCTTATGCATTGTTTGGTGAGCCGTTGGTAAAGGTTTGTGCTGAGACAGGCACAGACTACTGCGACTTAACTGGCGAAGTGCAATGGGTTAAACGAATGATCAGCCAATATGAGAAAAAAGCACAGAAAACAGGCGCGCGTATTGTACATTGCTGCGGATTTGACTCGATCCCTTCTGACATGGGGGTGTTTCACCTTCAGCAGCAGTCGCTTAATCAGCTTGGTGCGCCTTGCACATCAATTAGAATGCGCGTTAAAGCCATGCGAGGGGCGGCCTCTGGCGGCACTATTGCAAGCATGATTAATATCACCAAAGAAGCGGCCAAGAGCAAAGCCTTGCGCAAAGAACTTGCTAACCCCTACTCTATTTGCCCAGATGGCCATCAATTTACCGCACGCCAACACAATGTATCGACACCTGAGCTCGACAGCGAGTCAGGGCAATGGGCAGGCCCATTTATCATGGCAGGAATCAATACCCGCGTAGTGCATCGCAGTAATGCCTTAAGCGGCAACGCTTATGGCTCATCCTTTAAATATGACGAGTCCATGCTCATGGGCAAGGGCACTAAAGGACGTTTAACAGCTAGCGGTTTCGGCGTAGGCCTAGGCTTATTTCTAGTCGGCGCAGCCATCAAGCCCACACGTTGGCTATTGGAAAACTACATACTTCCTAAACCTGGCGAAGGCCCTAGCCCAAGTGATCAGGAAAAAGGCTTTTATGATATTCGTTTTATCGGCAAAACAGATAACGGCGAAACCATAAGAACCAAAGTAACGGGTGACCGTGACCCAGGCTATGGCTCTACCTCTAAAATGTTGGCGCAAGCCGGTATTAGCCTTGTTCAAGATATTAGCAAAGATGAAAAAGCAGGTGGTTTTTGGACCACTGCCACCGTGTTCGATCAACGTTTTATTGACCGTTTAGAGCAAAATGCAGGGCTAACGTTTTCTGTTATCTAA
- a CDS encoding sensor domain-containing diguanylate cyclase: MLLLNVRKTVGFFLTVFAFYSIVIGSSLAQESNTAPKRELISGGWSYHWGDLPKNPVTGQWRDSTVLWKPTTSPSDIPGRTDENIVWLKIDLPTKAWRDPYLFINSVDLTFQAFQNNQQIYHFGEIDAEGNSQFEGWPWHIIRLPDDYQDHPLYLRIYSDYPYIGLSGAVAIGDRFSLLNEVYTRGIMGLSFILIVLLVGIISTIMGSIKKDSSTAISTGLLSFNLAIMMFAENELSQVVWFSPLNWRYIAAFCYFLIPVFLSGIIIAWLKDKTPKVAYGVLVASSLFVLVVAALSAFTEFNFINAYPYFDVLFILLVLALVIGCYQQFKTLDLPGVIMIFGILTLFISLLLDMLSAHNLITWIGRSGQWGLISFSLASLAIYLVQDWKQQIALAALTEHLEAEVEHRTKELHSSKKQLEKLAREDFLTSLLNRRSFAELATTELSKAIRFNRPLSLLLFDIDHFKDINDQYGHNVGDLVLKAIASTTKETCREGELICRYGGEEFVILLHATDAEYAHVLADRLRNAINNIEIKHNDLKVAITASFGLVCLDKPSGFEENAERLLERLLASADKLMYKVKVSGRDAVMVSDLAPDTTSVR; encoded by the coding sequence ATGCTTTTACTTAATGTTCGAAAAACTGTCGGATTTTTCCTTACAGTTTTTGCATTCTATAGCATAGTTATTGGCTCTTCTCTGGCGCAAGAGAGTAACACGGCACCCAAAAGAGAGCTTATTTCTGGGGGATGGTCATACCACTGGGGAGATTTACCTAAAAACCCAGTAACCGGCCAGTGGCGTGATAGTACAGTATTATGGAAGCCCACCACTTCGCCCAGTGATATACCTGGTCGGACCGATGAGAATATTGTTTGGCTTAAAATAGATTTACCCACTAAGGCGTGGCGCGACCCTTACCTATTTATTAATAGCGTTGACCTTACGTTTCAAGCCTTCCAAAACAATCAACAGATTTACCATTTTGGCGAAATCGATGCTGAAGGTAATAGCCAGTTCGAAGGATGGCCGTGGCATATTATCCGCTTACCCGATGACTACCAAGACCACCCTTTATATCTCCGAATATACTCCGATTACCCTTATATTGGTTTATCTGGGGCGGTCGCTATTGGCGACCGATTTAGCTTATTGAATGAAGTCTATACCCGCGGGATCATGGGGTTATCTTTTATCCTTATTGTTCTATTAGTGGGCATCATTAGCACAATAATGGGCTCAATCAAAAAAGACAGCAGTACCGCTATTAGCACTGGACTACTTTCGTTTAATTTGGCCATCATGATGTTTGCCGAAAATGAGCTAAGCCAGGTTGTTTGGTTCAGCCCCTTAAACTGGCGCTATATTGCTGCATTTTGCTATTTTTTAATCCCTGTTTTTCTATCAGGTATCATCATAGCCTGGCTGAAAGATAAAACCCCCAAAGTAGCCTATGGCGTATTAGTGGCATCTAGCCTTTTTGTGTTGGTCGTTGCTGCTCTTTCTGCCTTTACAGAGTTTAACTTCATCAATGCCTACCCTTACTTTGATGTGTTGTTCATTCTATTGGTGTTGGCGTTAGTTATTGGCTGTTATCAGCAATTTAAGACGCTTGACCTGCCAGGCGTTATCATGATTTTTGGCATACTAACGCTTTTTATCTCGCTACTACTCGACATGCTTAGTGCTCACAACCTTATCACTTGGATAGGCCGCTCAGGCCAATGGGGCTTAATCTCCTTTTCACTGGCCTCGCTGGCCATTTACCTTGTGCAAGATTGGAAGCAACAAATAGCACTCGCAGCACTAACAGAACACCTAGAAGCCGAAGTCGAGCACCGAACCAAAGAGCTACATTCAAGCAAAAAGCAGCTTGAGAAATTGGCGCGAGAGGATTTCTTAACCTCACTTTTAAATAGGCGGTCATTTGCAGAGTTAGCCACCACCGAACTTTCAAAAGCTATTCGTTTTAATCGCCCACTATCACTGCTGTTATTCGACATCGATCATTTTAAAGATATCAATGATCAGTACGGGCACAATGTTGGAGATTTGGTACTAAAGGCCATCGCGTCCACCACCAAAGAGACCTGCCGAGAAGGTGAGCTTATTTGTCGCTATGGAGGGGAAGAGTTTGTTATTTTACTGCATGCGACCGATGCTGAGTACGCACACGTTTTAGCCGATCGATTGCGAAACGCTATCAACAACATTGAGATCAAACACAATGATCTTAAGGTGGCCATTACGGCAAGCTTTGGTTTAGTCTGCCTGGATAAGCCTTCTGGTTTTGAAGAGAACGCAGAGCGGCTTCTTGAGAGACTTTTAGCCTCTGCCGACAAATTAATGTACAAAGTTAAAGTCTCAGGTAGAGATGCCGTAATGGTCAGCGACCTAGCGCCCGATACAACATCAGTACGTTAG
- a CDS encoding DUF2156 domain-containing protein, producing the protein METHQGVCRVPANQRLSENDYGPLEQHEACLIVQLYGSQSSAQFLFQDGVNYFGLASEGVIGYAPQKGFLGTTNIVFANPVCAPSTLNSLLSAFLASQTEPTLFVGVDQTVAEALSSVGYRSNQVGVESHIEIDTFNVVGQHKKQLRHASNFAKRHRCRVDELSWQALDTKQVIRLSEEWRSNKGVSRRELKLLTKPPVFEDEPLVRKFYCFEGHKLLGFVYFEPYFESGKIKGYCANIIRSLVDAEYAGVSDYIILEAIKQFRLEGVKVLSLGLSPLYNIQPENNDNPRVRWMLRLMYQRANALYAFKGLAYHKTRYRPVQTPWYLCSKDLSTPRLFSALFFGLGVL; encoded by the coding sequence ATGGAAACCCACCAGGGTGTATGTAGAGTACCGGCTAATCAGCGGTTATCTGAGAATGACTATGGGCCATTAGAGCAGCACGAGGCTTGCTTAATTGTGCAATTATATGGCTCACAGTCTAGTGCCCAGTTTTTATTTCAAGACGGTGTGAATTACTTTGGCCTAGCCTCAGAGGGTGTTATTGGCTACGCGCCGCAAAAAGGCTTCTTAGGGACTACCAACATTGTTTTCGCTAACCCTGTATGCGCACCCTCCACCCTAAATTCTTTATTGTCCGCGTTCTTAGCGAGTCAAACTGAGCCCACATTGTTTGTCGGTGTTGATCAAACGGTTGCTGAGGCATTGTCGTCAGTGGGCTATCGATCTAACCAAGTAGGCGTAGAAAGTCACATCGAAATAGACACCTTTAATGTTGTTGGCCAGCATAAAAAACAGTTACGACATGCCTCTAACTTTGCAAAACGGCATAGGTGTCGTGTCGATGAACTATCTTGGCAAGCGCTAGACACCAAGCAAGTGATAAGGTTATCGGAAGAATGGCGCTCGAATAAAGGGGTTAGTCGTCGAGAGTTGAAGCTATTAACTAAACCTCCAGTATTTGAAGATGAACCTTTGGTCAGAAAATTTTACTGCTTTGAGGGCCATAAGCTTCTAGGGTTTGTCTATTTTGAGCCCTATTTCGAAAGCGGTAAGATCAAAGGGTACTGCGCTAATATTATAAGATCATTAGTGGATGCCGAGTACGCAGGCGTTTCGGATTATATTATTCTTGAAGCGATTAAACAGTTTAGGCTTGAAGGGGTTAAAGTGTTATCTCTCGGGCTGTCTCCGCTTTATAATATTCAGCCAGAGAATAATGATAACCCTCGTGTTCGGTGGATGCTTAGGCTGATGTATCAGCGAGCGAACGCGCTTTATGCCTTTAAAGGGCTGGCCTATCATAAAACGCGTTATCGTCCTGTGCAAACACCTTGGTATCTCTGCAGCAAAGATCTGAGTACGCCGAGGCTGTTTAGTGCGCTGTTTTTTGGCCTTGGCGTGCTTTGA
- a CDS encoding FAD-dependent oxidoreductase, with product MMNVNVNVNVKAVIVGASIAGCCTALRLAKQGIKVAIIEKQPSSDHYKKMCSHIIHPSGRKVLADLGVWDDLTALGAQATYMDVESQGGRLFYPFSKKPKAANIERRLLDSALRKRVGEHPNITINYGLRIKSLLREKRQVIGLTAEDSTGDIFTFYCSLVVAADGRASRVARLDECENHTVKNHRVALFSYFKGVSRRVPSNVWVLDKGRAYIACFPNSDKMLLSCYIPEHQFKEIKDNQLFYDSFVKDFVERKGIQLGDQVDDLFIAKDTSTLYRSPNSKGLVFVGDAFLAADPLTGIGCSWAMSSAMLLSQCVGRPLLNHGEETRAQSRWFRFKLNSTISIYNMLHRIKYLIPAYLMAWLSLKGGVVFNKRLFGLFAALLGKRSPRR from the coding sequence ATGATGAATGTGAATGTGAATGTGAATGTTAAAGCCGTTATTGTGGGTGCTAGCATTGCAGGGTGTTGCACTGCATTGAGGCTTGCAAAACAAGGCATAAAAGTAGCCATTATTGAGAAGCAGCCATCATCTGATCACTATAAGAAAATGTGCAGTCATATCATCCATCCTTCAGGCCGCAAAGTGTTAGCTGACCTTGGTGTATGGGATGACTTAACCGCACTCGGTGCCCAAGCAACCTATATGGATGTTGAAAGTCAGGGGGGTCGACTATTTTATCCATTCAGTAAAAAACCGAAAGCAGCGAATATTGAACGACGACTTCTTGATTCGGCGCTTAGAAAGCGAGTGGGTGAACACCCCAATATTACGATCAATTATGGCCTTCGCATCAAGAGTCTGTTGCGTGAAAAGCGCCAAGTTATCGGGCTGACTGCAGAAGATTCTACGGGTGATATATTCACGTTTTATTGCTCTTTAGTGGTTGCTGCAGATGGAAGAGCGTCCCGTGTCGCTAGACTGGATGAGTGTGAAAATCATACCGTAAAAAACCATCGGGTCGCGTTATTTTCGTACTTCAAAGGGGTCTCTAGAAGAGTGCCGAGTAATGTTTGGGTGCTCGATAAAGGGCGCGCTTATATCGCCTGCTTTCCAAACAGCGATAAAATGCTGTTGAGTTGTTATATACCCGAGCATCAATTTAAAGAGATCAAAGATAATCAGCTATTTTATGATTCATTTGTTAAAGACTTTGTCGAACGTAAAGGCATTCAATTAGGTGATCAGGTAGATGACCTGTTTATCGCGAAAGATACGTCAACGCTTTATCGATCACCTAACTCGAAAGGCCTAGTATTTGTAGGGGATGCCTTTCTCGCAGCAGACCCGTTAACGGGTATTGGCTGTAGCTGGGCCATGAGTTCAGCAATGCTGTTGAGCCAGTGTGTGGGACGGCCGCTGCTAAACCATGGCGAAGAAACTCGCGCTCAAAGTCGGTGGTTCAGGTTTAAACTAAACAGTACTATCTCGATTTATAACATGTTACATCGAATTAAGTACTTGATCCCCGCCTATTTGATGGCTTGGTTGTCGCTCAAAGGCGGGGTTGTTTTTAATAAACGACTATTTGGTCTGTTTGCCGCGCTATTGGGAAAGCGGTCGCCTCGCCGGTAG
- a CDS encoding fatty acid desaturase family protein: MTHQEFENFGNEIEQLRQEVLADLGQRDADHIRSIIKKQRYSEIAGRTLIQFGLNPLSWAAGVGLLSVSKILENMEIGHNVMHGQYDWMNDPELNSQSYEWDTVCDSESWRNTHNFEHHTYTNILGKDRDYGYAVLRLTDDEPWKPRHLFQLVNYGVLSAFFQWGVGLHELEIDRIKSGEISWKDKIPFVKRFSKKAAKQVAKDYLFFPALAGPGAPKVIAGNLLANLNRNLWTSTIIFCGHFTGDAQTFSEEECKNETRGQWYYRQLLGSSNFTGGKWLHIMSGHLSYQIEHHMFPDIPSHRYPEMAIKVQQLCKKYDIPYNTGSFGRQYKSVLARIARYSLPPKKSAPLSVS, translated from the coding sequence CTGACCCACCAAGAGTTTGAAAACTTTGGGAATGAGATCGAACAACTCCGCCAAGAAGTGCTTGCTGATTTAGGTCAGAGAGATGCCGACCATATTCGCAGCATCATTAAAAAACAACGTTACAGCGAAATAGCGGGGCGCACACTGATACAGTTTGGTCTTAACCCTCTTTCATGGGCGGCAGGTGTAGGCTTGTTATCGGTTTCTAAAATTCTAGAAAATATGGAAATCGGCCATAATGTGATGCATGGACAATATGACTGGATGAACGATCCTGAACTCAACTCTCAAAGCTATGAGTGGGATACCGTCTGTGACTCAGAATCATGGCGTAATACCCATAACTTTGAACACCACACCTACACTAATATTTTAGGTAAAGACCGCGACTATGGTTACGCGGTACTGCGATTAACTGACGATGAACCTTGGAAGCCAAGACATTTATTCCAACTGGTTAATTACGGTGTATTAAGTGCTTTTTTCCAATGGGGTGTTGGTCTTCACGAACTAGAAATAGATAGAATTAAAAGCGGCGAAATCAGCTGGAAAGATAAGATCCCTTTTGTTAAGCGTTTTAGCAAAAAAGCCGCAAAGCAAGTGGCAAAAGACTACTTGTTTTTCCCCGCTCTTGCAGGTCCCGGCGCACCTAAAGTGATTGCAGGTAACCTTCTGGCCAACCTCAACAGAAACTTGTGGACATCAACCATTATCTTCTGTGGTCACTTCACAGGCGATGCTCAAACGTTTAGTGAAGAAGAATGTAAAAATGAAACGCGCGGCCAGTGGTATTATCGTCAGCTATTAGGCTCTAGCAACTTTACCGGTGGTAAGTGGCTGCATATTATGAGCGGACACTTAAGCTACCAAATTGAACACCACATGTTCCCTGATATTCCGTCTCACAGATATCCAGAAATGGCGATCAAAGTACAACAACTATGTAAAAAATATGATATACCGTACAACACGGGGTCATTTGGACGTCAGTACAAGTCTGTACTAGCCAGAATTGCACGCTATTCGCTACCCCCTAAAAAGTCAGCGCCACTGTCTGTCAGTTAG